In Bacillus alveayuensis, the genomic window TTACTAAAAAGGGCGATTTTTTTGTGCCTTTTAATTAAAAAATTTCAAAAAAGGGGCTCCAAAAAGTCAATTACACTGACTTTTTGGACAGCCCCTTTATTTATCTTGAAATTCTGAAATTATCGACTGTGTCTTTCTAGTAGCTTAGCTAAAACGTGAGTCTTGTAGCTTTCAAGTTTCCGTCCTTCATAGTGTCGAATTCCTAGTTTCTTGAGTTCTTTCACGTACCAACCTTTACTTCCAAAGTACATGAAAACCCCACCCCTTCTTTATTTAGTCTGGTAATGAAAAGGCTAAGAAGCTAGTCTCGCTGTTTAATTACCATTGTAACATTTTGGTTTTATTAAAAAAGAAATATGTTTAAAATTAGTAGACTTTTTGTATTTCCTCAACTAGTATAGGAAAAGATGGGATGAGGGGGAGTGTTATCATTGAGTCACTACTTGTCATATGAAGATATGTTGAAGATTTGCGAAAAGATCAACGAAAAGTTCATTCCAGATGGTGAATCGTTTTTTGAAAAAGTAGAGGAATTGTTTAACATAGATGAGCCTGTTACGTTTCAACAATTTATGGTTACAACGTTAAAAGAGCTATTAAGTGTAGTAGATGAAGAAATTAAAAAAATTGAGCAGAGCGTAAACATTGAACCGAGCTGCTATAAAGGGTGTGCTTACTGCTGTTATTTTCCAATTATTGTAACGAAAGCAGAAGCAAAGCTGATGATTGAATACATCAATAGCTTACCAAATGATGAAAAGCAAGAAATCTTGGAGCACCTAAATCATTATTTCAAAACCTATCATGATAAAATTTT contains:
- a CDS encoding hypothetical protein (product_source=Hypo-rule applied; cath_funfam=1.10.8.40; pfam=PF11121), whose product is MYFGSKGWYVKELKKLGIRHYEGRKLESYKTHVLAKLLERHSR
- a CDS encoding Fe-S-cluster containining protein (product_source=COG0727; cog=COG0727; pfam=PF03692; superfamily=48371), whose amino-acid sequence is MSHYLSYEDMLKICEKINEKFIPDGESFFEKVEELFNIDEPVTFQQFMVTTLKELLSVVDEEIKKIEQSVNIEPSCYKGCAYCCYFPIIVTKAEAKLMIEYINSLPNDEKQEILEHLNHYFKTYHDKILKACSIHFEDDRSFKESYIRKQLPCPFLDTKTNTCKVYEVRPIPCRTYLNYCHPAVCAENDVPKEPFSYEFLYTFYIQALNEVLQELIEEEEFHFEYPNDFITYDYLPNLLSEYLKADS